Proteins encoded together in one Quercus lobata isolate SW786 chromosome 3, ValleyOak3.0 Primary Assembly, whole genome shotgun sequence window:
- the LOC115981235 gene encoding putative wall-associated receptor kinase-like 16 produces the protein MGFYRMLVQVTWVGVILSVVMAAAATEYQVALPDCPKKCGNVTIPYPFGMTEDCHLNDTARNFLVKCNLSDPTAQPKIGVLKVTNISIEGEINILKPRNLDSSQNVTDGNCFGIGCCQMKIPEGLKHVSFKAYSFNQYKNVFDFSPCSYAFIIQEDKFKFSKGKLTSLRKTKRLPMVLDWAVGDERCEAAQKKENYLCGANSKCVDLNFTSGPGYRCDCEDGYEGNPYLKDGCQDINECEVEKNNTCKSKEKCVNVPGSYHCECIEGYHLDMEACVADQPARKSSLAINLSVGVGIGLIVMLICSSSLYFIVKQRNLINLREKFFKQNGGLILQQLLSGQENLTETAKIFTTEELKKATNNYDETLIIGRGGFGTVYKGFLPDNRIVAIKKSKMVDENQIEQFINEIVVLSQINHRNVVKLLGCCLENPVPLLVYEFVPNGTLFEYIHNENKISWETRLRIAIESAEALSYLHSAASTPIIHRDVKPSNILLDSSYTAKVSDFGASRLIPLDQTELATMVQGTIGYLDPEYLQTSQLTDKSDVYSFGVILVELLTGRKALSFDKPEVERSLVTYFLLSLKENRLFEVLEKHITNEGNAKQLKEVANIAKKCLKLKGEDRPTMKEVATELEGLRRMEKHSWVNADFNSEETEHLLARTSNSSKYDVRNNSADIYDSVNTM, from the exons ATGGGTTTCTATAGAATGCTTGTGCAAGTCACCTGGGTTGGGGTGATATTATCAGTAGTAATGGCAGCCGCAGCAACAGAATATCAAGTAGCCCTGCCTGACTGCCCCAAAAAATGTGGAAATGTAACAATTCCATATCCCTTTGGCATGACTGAAGATTGTCACCTGAATGACACTGCTAGAAATTTTTTGGTCAAATGTAACTTGTCTGACCCAACTGCTCAACCAAAGATTGGAGTCCTCAAAGTTACAAACATTTCCATCGAAGGCGAGATTAACATCTTGAAGCCTAGGAACCTTGACT CGTCTCAAAATGTTACCGATGGGAATTGCTTTGGGATTGGGTGTTGCCAGATGAAGATTCCGGAAGGACTAAAACATGTTAGTTTTAAAGCATATAGCTTTAATCAATACAAAAACGTCTTCGATTTCAGTCCATGCAGCTATGCCTTTATTATCCAAGAAGACAAATTCAAATTCTCCAAGGGTAAGCTTACCAGTCTACGAAAGACTAAAAGACTTCCGATGGTTCTTGATTGGGCAGTTGGTGACGAGAGGTGTGAAGCTGCTCAGAAAAAAGAGAATTACCTATGTGGAGCAAATAGCAAATGTGTTGATCTCAATTTCACGAGCGGGCCAGGGTACCGTTGCGATTGCGAGGATGGTTACGAAGGAAACCCATACCTCAAAGACGGTTGCCAAG ACATTAACGAATGTGAAGTTGAAAAGAACAATACCtgcaaaagcaaagaaaaatgtgtTAATGTGCCTGGAAGTTATCATTGTGAGTGCATAGAGGGATACCATCTGGATATGGAGGCATGTGTCGCCGATCAACCTGCTCGTAAATCATCACTAGCAATTAACCTCTCGGTTG GTGTTGGCATAGGCTTGATAGTCATGCTTATCTGCAGCTCTTCGCTGTACTTCATAGTCAAGCAAAGAAACCTGATTAATCTTAGAGAAAAGTTCTTTAAGCAAAATGGAGGGTTGATTTTGCAACAGCTACTCTCTGGACAAGAAAATTTAACTGAAACAGCTAAAATCTTCACCACAGAAGAGTTGAAGAAGGCTACCAACAATTATGATGAAACTCTAATCATTGGTCGAGGAGGGTTTGGTACTGTTTATAAAGGATTTTTACCGGATAATAGGATTGTGGCTATCAAGAAGTCCAAAATGgtagatgaaaaccaaattgAGCAATTCATCAATGAGATAGTTGTGCTTTCCCAAATTAATCATAGAAATGTGGTTAAACTATTGGGTTGTTGTTTGGAGAATCCAGTTCCTTTACTAGTCTACGAATTTGTACCGAATGGTACACTCTTCGAGTACATACATAATGAAAACAAGATTTCTTGGGAAACTCGTCTCAGGATAGCTATAGAATCAGCAGAAGCACTATCATATCTACACTCTGCAGCTTCTACACCTATAATCCATAGAGATGTCAAGCCTTCAAACATATTGCTAGATAGTAGTTACACAGCAAAGGTATCAGATTTTGGAGCTTCAAGATTAATTCCACTAGACCAAACAGAATTAGCTACAATGGTGCAAGGAACTATTGGATACTTAGACCCTGAATACTTGCAAACAAGTCAATTGACTGATAAAAGTGATGTTTATAGCTTTGGAGTGATCCTCGTAGAGCTATTGACAGGAAGAAAGGCACTTTCGTTTGATAAGCCTGAGGTGGAGAGAAGTCTAGTTACctattttctcctttctttgaAAGAGAATAGATTGTTTGAAGTTCTTGAGAAACATATAACAAATGAAGGAAATgccaaacaattgaaagaagtGGCAAATATTGCAAAGAAGTGCTTAAAATTGAAAGGGGAAGATAGGCCCACTATGAAGGAAGTAGCAACAGAATTGGAGGGTTTAAGGAGGATGGAGAAGCATTCATGGGTTAATGCGGATTTCAACTCTGAAGAGACTGAACACTTGCTTGCTAGGACTTCAAATTCTAGCAAATATGATGTAAGGAATAATAGTGCCGATATATATGATAGCGTAAATACCATGTAA